In Citrus sinensis cultivar Valencia sweet orange chromosome 2, DVS_A1.0, whole genome shotgun sequence, a single genomic region encodes these proteins:
- the LOC102606736 gene encoding peroxidase 59 has protein sequence MNRSFTKFGGHFLFAIFFVLCLGVKSQLSTNFYSKTCPNVLQIVRREVQKAIKVEMRMAASLIRLHFHDCFVNGCDASVLLDGSDSEKFAAPNRNSARGFEVIDAIKTAVERQCSGVVSCADILAIAARDSVLLSGGPTWKVLLGRRDGLVANQTGANALPSPFEGLNILTAKFAAVGLNITDLVSLSGGAHTIGLAKCAFFSNRLSNFSGTGAPDATMDTSLVSELRSLCANGDGNNTAPLDRNSIDLFDNHYFQNLINNKGLLSSDQILYSSDEAKSTTKSLVESYSSNSNLFFANFVNSMIKMGNVSPLTGTNGEIRKNCRAVNSLTEI, from the exons ATGAATAGGTCATTTACGAAGTTCGGTGGTCATTTTCTCTTCGCGATTTTCTTTGTGTTGTGTCTAGGTGTTAAGTCTCAACTAAGTACTAATTTTTACTCGAAAACGTGCCCAAATGTCCTTCAAATTGTGAGGAGAGAAGTTCAGAAAGCAATCAAAGTTGAAATGAGAATGGCAGCCTCTTTGATCCGACTTCATTTCCATGATTGCTTCGTTAAT GGTTGTGATGCATCAGTGTTATTGGATGGAAGTGACAGTGAGAAGTTTGCCGCGCCTAACCGGAACTCAGCACGAGGATTTGAAGTTATTGACGCAATAAAAACTGCTGTGGAACGTCAATGCAGTGGAGTTGTATCATGCGCTGATATTTTAGCCATAGCTGCAAGAGATTCAGTGCTCTTG AGTGGAGGACCTACATGGAAAGTTCTGCTGGGAAGAAGAGATGGACTGGTGGCAAACCAGACAGGTGCCAATGCTCTTCCTTCACCATTTGAGGGGCTAAACATTCTCACTGCCAAGTTTGCAGCCGTGGGTCTAAATATTACAGACTTAGTGTCCTTGTCAG GTGGTGCTCATACAATTGGACTCGCAAAATGTGCCTTCTTCAGCAATAGACTATCCAACTTCTCAGGGACAGGTGCTCCAGACGCTACAATGGACACAAGCTTGGTGTCCGAATTGCGGAGCCTATGTGCTAACGGTGACGGAAACAATACGGCGCCGCTTGATCGGAACTCGATTGATCTATTTGACAACCATTACTTCCAGAACTTGATCAACAATAAGGGCCTTCTTAGTTCTGATCAAATTCTATACTCTAGTGATGAGGCCAAATCAACTACTAAGAGTCTTGTTGAAAGCTATAGCAGCAACtcaaatcttttctttgctaattttgttaattctaTGATCAAAATGGGGAATGTAAGTCCACTCACCGGGACTAATGGTGAGATTAGGAAGAACTGCAGGGCAGTTAATTCCTTAACTGAGATATGA
- the LOC102607033 gene encoding cyclin-dependent kinase F-4-like produces MEQYEKIRELGSGSYGDVFQALDKKSGEFVAVKKLKKKIFSLDESRNLKEVKCLRKMNNHPNIVKLRNLVKEHEDVFIVFEYMESDLLKLMKERAGQNFSEDEVRNLCFQVFQGLHYMHRQGYFHRDLKPSNLLVSKGVIKIGDLGMVKEIDSSLPCTDYVTTRWYRAPEVLLLSEIYGPEVDMWAMGAIMFEMLSFRILFPGKNSADQIYRICQVIGRPTENSWPLGIQLASNLNWKFPQMGGVNLRELLPSASRESISLISWLCSWNPHMRPTAAEALEHPFFRSCHFVPRSVPLLCNNFEAVAFPTATVTMQGRSLTYSEVPNDGQLCPCFKCEMQRTNNDQWIINSAKSATSMIYKTGHATTTEILASRMQPLQQLMMSRPPGF; encoded by the coding sequence atggagcaaTACGAAAAGATCAGGGAGCTTGGGTCAGGGAGTTACGGCGACGTGTTTCAGGCTCTTGATAAAAAGAGTGGTGAATTTGTTGCTgtcaagaaattgaagaagaagattttttctttggacGAGAGCAGGAACCTGAAAGAAGTTAAATGTTTAAGGAAGATGAATAATCATCCCAACATTGTCAAATTGAGGAATCTTGTCAAAGAACACGAAGACGTATTCATTGTGTTCGAGTACATGGAATCTGATCTTCTAAAACTTATGAAAGAAAGAGCGGGTCAAAATTTCTCTGAAGATGAAGTCAGAAACTTGTGTTTCCAAGTGTTTCAAGGTCTCCATTACATGCACCGACAGGGTTATTTTCACCGTGACCTAAAGCCTTCCAACTTGCTTGTTTCGAAAGGTGTGATCAAGATAGGGGATCTTGGAATGGTGAAGGAAATTGATTCCAGTCTGCCGTGCACTGATTATGTTACAACTCGCTGGTATCGAGCTCCTGAAGTGTTACTTTTATCCGAGATATATGGACCTGAAGTGGATATGTGGGCGATGGGTGCTATTATGTTCGAGATGTTGAGTTTCAGGATTCTTTTTCCGGGAAAAAATTCAGCTGATCAAATTTACAGAATCTGCCAAGTGATTGGAAGGCCCACCGAGAATTCTTGGCCTCTTGGAATTCAACTCGCCAGCAATCTCAACTGGAAGTTCCCGCAGATGGGTGGTGTGAATCTGCGTGAGTTGTTACCATCAGCTAGTCGAGAATCCATCAGCTTGATTTCATGGCTTTGTTCCTGGAATCCACACATGAGGCCTACGGCTGCGGAAGCTTTGGAACATCCTTTCTTCCGGAGTTGCCATTTTGTTCCTCGATCGGTGCCTCTTCTTTGCAATAATTTTGAAGCCGTTGCGTTCCCTACTGCCACAGTCACAATGCAAGGACGTTCTTTGACATATTCTGAGGTACCGAATGATGGGCAATTATGTCCGTGCTTCAAATGTGAGATGCAAAGAACTAACAATGATCAATGGATCATCAACTCTGCCAAATCGGCAACCTCCATGATTTATAAAACTGGTCACGCGACTACAACTGAGATTTTGGCTTCCCGCATGCAACCATTGCAGCAGCTGATGATGTCGAGGCCTCCCGGATTTTGA
- the LOC102614227 gene encoding peroxidase 15, with translation MASLRYLIAAALVVAFVLEGSSPAQAQLSPFFYSSTCPNVTNIIREVLQNAFLSDIRIGASLIRLHFHDCFVNGCDASILLDNTTTIDSEKFAAPNNNSARGFEVVDDMKAAVERACPGVVSCADILTIAAEESVALSGGPAWTNLLGRRDSRTANRTLANENLPGPNNSLERLKDRFRNVGLNDNFDLVALSGAHTFGRAQCRTFSDRLFNFNNTGNPDPTLNTTLLQQLRQLCPQGGNGSVLTNLDVTTPDLFDNKYFFNLQISKGLLQSDQELFSTPGADTTAIVNVFSSNQAAFFKSFVISMIRMGNLKPLTGNQGEIRSNCRRVNGNSNIETRSSSEGDLISSF, from the exons ATGGCTTCTCTTCGTTATCTTATTGCAGCTGCTCTTGTAGTTGCATTTGTGCTTGAGGGATCATCACCAGCCCAAGCTCAACTTTCtccctttttttattcttccaCATGCCCTAATGTAACCAACATAATTCGGGAGGTGCTTCAGAATGCTTTCTTGTCCGATATTCGTATCGGTGCCAGCCTCATCAGGCTTCATTTCCATGACTGTTTTGTTAAT GGCTGTGATGCATCGATTTTGCTGGACAATACTACTACCATAGACAGTGAGAAATTTGCTGCGCCAAATAATAATTCGGCGAGGGGTTTTGAAGTTGTTGATGACATGAAAGCTGCGGTTGAAAGGGCCTGTCCAGGCGTTGTTTCCTGTGCTGATATTCTTACTATTGCAGCTGAAGAATCTGTTGCTCTG TCAGGGGGTCCTGCATGGACAAATCTATTGGGAAGAAGAGACAGCAGAACAGCAAACAGGACTCTTGCAAATGAAAATCTTCCAGGACCGAACAATAGTCTTGAGAGGCTCAAAGATAGATTCAGAAATGTTGGCCTCAACGACAATTTTGATCTTGTTGCACTCTCCG GAGCTCACACATTTGGAAGGGCTCAGTGCCGAACTTTTAGCGATAGATTATTCAATTTCAACAACACTGGCAATCCAGACCCAACACTTAACACAACCCTCTTACAGCAACTTAGGCAACTATGCCCACAAGGTGGAAACGGCAGCGTTCTAACTAATCTTGATGTCACAACACCTGATTTGTTTGACAACAAATACTTCTTCAATCTTCAAATCAGCAAGGGCCTTCTGCAGAGTGATCAAGAGTTGTTTTCGACTCCCGGTGCCGATACCACTGCCATTGTCAATGTCTTTAGTAGCAACCAGGCTGCTTTCTTTAAAAGCTTTGTGATTTCAATGATAAGAATGGGGAATTTGAAACCATTGACAGGCAATCAAGGGGAGATTAGATCGAACTGCAGGAGGGTCAACGGAAACAGTAATATAGAAACCAGATCATCGTCAGAGGGTGATTTGATCAGCTCTTTCTAA
- the LOC102613141 gene encoding LOW QUALITY PROTEIN: uncharacterized protein LOC102613141 (The sequence of the model RefSeq protein was modified relative to this genomic sequence to represent the inferred CDS: inserted 3 bases in 2 codons; deleted 3 bases in 2 codons; substituted 1 base at 1 genomic stop codon): MNQPLPPPLAPPQQVMSQQPPLAVQSQPLMLNRGYGNTNKQQPWPLLQQNPSKIGNFGPSKPRNSSNNSNNNWKGKKITDKRNKQMGMGAGQGSAQGYNPPALHELQSQNRQKTRKFYPNKKKFNNNNNRFAPYAPRNTTSFIIRAKKSGGIASLVSPCPVTPAVLPTPIFSPSREVLGDMAKEEWGVDGYGSMKGLIRLRXGNEHEDEDEEANGSSESDVEEHVEVERRLDHDLSRFEMIYPNYNSGVGGDYNNVLENRVDDQDSHIAQLEEENLTLKERLFLMEREXGXLRRRMQFLERQNDHHQHQSCVGVEDANEGIVESGSENESENGSADVRENKEENNNEDVCMEDTLPNEAKKEEVIVRSELVNDDSLAKEDDRKKIEDMDNEMGLRDESRDGQRQTVKDFEEDGVNVAAEERVQGGMIKHGEEH; this comes from the exons ATGAATCAGCCGCTGCCTCCGCCGCTTGCTCCGCCGCAGCAG GTGATGAGTCAACAGCCTCCGTTGGCGGTTCAATCTCAACCGTTGATGTTGAATCGTGGCTACGGCAACACCAACAAGCAACAGCCTTGGCCTCTTTTGCAGCAAAACCCTAGTAAAATCGGTAACTTTGGTCCTTCGAAACCGAGaaatagtagtaataatagtaataataattggaAGGGAAAAAAGATTACTGATAAGAGGAATAAACAGATGGGAATGGGTGCTGGTCAGGGTAGTGCTCAGGGGTACAATCCTCCAGCTTTGCATGAATTGCAGTCCCAAAACAGACAAAAGACCAGGAAATTTTACCCTAATAAGAAGAagtttaataacaataataataggtTTGCACCTTATGCCCCTCGTAACACTACATCATTTATTATTAGGGCAAAAAAGTCTGGGGGAATTGCATCATTGGTATCTCCTTGCCCGGTAACGCCAGCAGTTCTGCCCACTCCAATATTTTCGCCATCAAGGGAGGTGTTGGGTGATATGGCGAAGGAGGAGTGGGGTGTTGATGGGTATGGTTCGATGAAGGGGTTGATTAGGTTGA TCGGCAATGAACATGAGGATGAAGATGAG GAGGCGAATGGGTCGAGTGAGAGTGATGTGGAGGAGCATGTTGAAGTTGAGAGGAGACTGGATCATGATTTGAGTCGG TTTGAAATGATTTATCCGAACTATAACAGTGGTGTTGGTGGAGACTATAACAACGTTTTGGAGAATAGGGTAGATGATCAGGATAGTCATATTGCTCAATTGGAGGAAGAAAATTTGACACTTAAAGAGAGGTTGTTTTTGATGGAAAGGGA TGGCTGATTGAGGAGAAGGATGCAGTTCCTTGAGAGACAAAatgatcatcatcaacatcaaaGTTGTGTAGGTGTGGAGGATGCTAATGAGGGGATTGTGGAAAGTGGGTCAGAGAATGAGAGTGAAAATGGGTCTGCTGATGTCCGTGAAAATAAGGAAGAGAACAACAACGAAGATGTTTGTATGGAGGATACCCTACCAAATGaagcaaagaaagaagaagtcATTGTTAGGAGTGAGCTGGTTAATGATGATAGTCTTGCAAAGGAGGATGACCGGAAAAAGATTGAAGATATGGATAATGAAATGGGTCTGAGAGATGAGTCCAGGGATGGACAGAGACAAacagtgaaagattttgaagaAGATGGAGTCAATGTGGCTGCAGAAGAAAGAGTGCAAGGAGGAATGATTAAGCATGGTGAAGAGCATTGA
- the LOC102612843 gene encoding probable plastid-lipid-associated protein 12, chloroplastic, which produces MALKFHITNVNFHFCACSSSFSRSTLAFSSSKLSNCSQNRTNGLVAQSSLTDQQQLAFTGEENQLIDALIGIQGRGRSASARQLNDVECAVKVLEGLQGVPDPTGSSLIEGRWQLMFTTRPGTASPIQRTFVGVETFSVFQEISLRTNDPRVSNIVKFSEAIGELKVEAAASIKDGKRILFQFDKAAFSFKFLPFKFPYPVPFRLLGDEAKGWLDTTYLSPSGNLRISRGNKGTTFVLQKKTEPRQTLLSAISTGTQVEQAINEFISSNQSTAEEERELLEGEWQMLWSSQMETDSWIENAGNGLMGKQIVKKNGQMKFEVDILLGFKFSMTGTYAKSSTNTYNVTMDDAAIICGGFGYPIKMETKINLQLLYSDDKMRISRGYNNILFVHLRTDGSNQK; this is translated from the exons ATGGCtcttaaatttcatataacaAATGTTAACTTCCATTTTTGCGCATGCTCATCATCATTCAGTCGATCAACTCTTGCTTTCAGCTCTTCAAAGCTCTCTAATTGCTCCCAAAATCGTACAAATGGTCTTGTTGCTCAATCTTCACTCACTGACCAGCAGCAATTGGCTTTCACAGGGGAAGAAAATCAACTGATCGATGCCCTTATTGGTATCCAAGGCCGAGGCCGGTCAGCTTCTGCTCGGCAACTCAAT GATGTTGAATGTGCAGTGAAAGTTCTTGAAGGCTTACAGGGCGTGCCTGATCCT ACAGGGTCTAGTTTAATTGAAGGTCGTTGGCAACTAATGTTTACGACAAGACCTGGCACCGCATCTCCAATTCAG AGAACGTTTGTGGGAGTTGAAACCTTTAGTGTATTTCAAGAGATAAGCCTTCGGACAAATGACCCCCGTGTAtcaaatattgttaaattctCTGAAGCAATAGGCGAGCTGAAAGTCGAG GCAGCAGCATCAATTAAAGACGGGAAAAGAATCCTTTTCCAGTTTGATAAAGCagctttttctttcaaatttttaccGTTTAAGTTCCCTTATCCAGTGCCATTTCGGCTTCTTGGTGATGAAGCAAAAGGTTGGCTTGACACCACATATTTGTCGCCTTCTGGAAACCTTCGAATATCGAGAGGAAATAAG GGCACCACATTTGTTCTGCAAAAGAAGACTGAACCAAGGCAAACACTGCTATCAGCCATTTCCACAGGAACACAAGTGGAACAA GCAATCAATGAGTTTATCTCCTCAAATCAAAGTACAGCTGAAGAAGAACGAGAACTCTTAGAAGGAGAATGGCAGATGCTATGGAGTTCACAG ATGGAGACTGATAGCTGGATAGAGAATGCTGGCAATGGTCTTATGGGCAAGCAG ATCGTCAAGAAGAATGGTCAAATGAAGTTTGAGGTTGACATCTTACTTGGGTTCAAATTCTCAATGACTGGCACATATGC GAAATCAAGCACCAACACGTACAATGTGACAATGGATGATGCAGCCATCATATGCGGCGGATTTGGATATCCCATAAAAATGGAAACCAAGATCAACCTTCAGCTACT GTATAGCGATGACAAGATGAGAATTAGTAGAGGGTACAACAACATCCTGTTTGTGCACCTACGCACGGACGGATCCAACCAAAAGTGA